From the genome of Hippocampus zosterae strain Florida chromosome 8, ASM2543408v3, whole genome shotgun sequence:
TCAGTTCCATGTCAGGGAGGTAAAAGAAACACAAGCCGCTGATTGGAAAACTACATGCCAACCTCAAAATCCAACCTCAAAAGATTACAACAGCTGCTGCTTTACACCAATTCGATATAAAGGGACACTTGGATGGGCTGAACACTTTCACTTAAATACGTATGTAATAAAGATGTCAGCATCACGAGATTGTCacgggtgccccccccccccccccccctctgcttcTCAGCCTGTCTAGGTCATAGCAGGGAGGCAAGCATTGTAATACGTCCTGTTTCCTGGCTTGGCTTGTCACGTCCTGTAATCACTTAGTGTTGTTACCAAAATCCATGCACATTCCTACTCATGTCTACTTCAACCTGTGTAAATAGAAAAGCGATCTGCACAATATTTGGGATTTATTGACggttttgaatattttatttctccaaaacaaattaaTACAATTGAAAATCCAAGCGAAGATGATATTCctgactaaaaataaaactacataTATCGAGCTTGAGAGTGAAAAAATTCCCATCCTGGCCCAAGTGTCCCTTTAATAATGCCAGACAAGCATTTCTCCAATTACCTTCTACTTGACTTGATTGTATTTAATGGCATACTCCGGTGATGAACGCCCTACCCAAAAACGCTGGTCAATCAAAGGAATCAAAGTCCACAATGAAAGTAATCGatgtgtctgtctgtcacaGTTGACGAGCGGGAGCCCCGTGTTTGAGAACTTTTACAGACAGGTAAAATGTTAACTGGGCAGTATCTTTGCATGCTGTCCTAGCAAGCTGTGACGGTGTGTGTACGTACCCTAGGTGGATCCGGGAAACACGGGAAAAGTGGGACCAACAGAAGCTGCCCTGTTCTTGAAAAAGTCTGGACTTCCAGATGTCACGCTGGGAAAGGTAGCAGTGTGTTGTTAACTGCCATCTAGTTGTTTAGCTGTTTTACTGTTTctgtcaagtgtgtgttttttgggcCCAAGCATGCAACCTGCATCGGTGATGTTAGTCCCTTTCGCCCATTttcaatggcaaaaaaatatatatatatatatttcgtaGAAGTTACCAAAAATAACCTGCACCCAATTCAAGTTGGGCAGGAATGTTTATAATGTCAGAAAAAGTCACGGTCACTTGCTCAAAATTGAACAcaaagtcggccattttagtTTGGTGGAGCCGTTTGGGGTCCAATTCCAAGGCTCTCACTTAGATGAACTTCTACTCAGGAATTTCACCAATTGGACAGAGGTGTCATTGTATGAGGTGTGATactaaattccatccatccatccatccatccatcatctactgcttatccggggccgggtcgcgggggcaacagctttagcagggaagcccagacttccctctccctagctacttcttccagctctccccgggggatcccgagacgttcccaggccagctgggtgacatagtctctccagcgtgtcctgggtcttcctctgggtctcctcccggtgggacatgaccggaacacctcaccggggaggcgctcagggggcatccgaatcagatgcccaagccacctcatctggctcctctcgatgtggaggagaagcggctcgactctgagcccctcccggatgacagagcttctcaccttatctctaagggagagcccggacaccctgcggagaaaactcatttcagccgcttgtatccgggatctcgttctttcggtcacgacccatagctcgtggccatagatgagggttgggacgtagatcgaccggtaaattgagagcttcgccctttggctcagctccttcttcaccacgacagaccgatacaacgtccgcatcacagcagacgctgcaccgatccgcctgtcgatctcccgctcgaTACTAAATTGGCAAActttttgtgggggaggggggatcatTTAGCAGCCCACAAGATAGCTAATTTATCCAATTAGTGTACCCGATGCTGATAAAACAATTTTGTGAATGAGTGTTATAATGGTTATTGAAAGACAAGATGGCGGTtttctgcagtttttaaaattttcttcCAGATTTGGGATCTGGCTGATCCGGAGGGTAAAGGCTACCTGGACAAGCAGGTAGGAAACAACTCCTGAAGTAGAATGTGAAGCGATGACTTTCATCACAGTCAACGTCTTCTCCATCCTCTCTACTGCCAAAAGGGTTTTTACGTGGCGCTGCGTTTGGTGGCGTGCGCACAGAGCGGCCATGACGTCAGTGTGTCCAGCCTCAACCTCAGTGTGCCGCCGCCCAAATTTGTGAGTGGCCTCCACCTCGTATATTTTACTCAGGACAACTGCGCGCAgatcaaatttaaaaatagcagaaagtgcattttaaaaaatgttttgttttacattgtgataaataaaacaaaaataatctgttgtataaattcattcattcattcatcttccgagccgcttgatcctcactagggtcgcggggggtgctggagcctatcccagctgtctccgggcagtaggcgggggacaccctgaatcggttgccaaccaatcgcagggcacacagagacgaacaaccattcgcactcacacccacacctagggacaatttagagcgtccaatcagcctgccacgcatgtttttggaatgtgggaggaaaccggagcacccggagaaaagccacgcaggcccggggagaacatgcaaactccacacagggaggccggagctggaatcgaacccggtacctctgcactgtgaagcccacgtgctaaccactggactaccgggccgcccctctgttgtataaatataaaaatgaattaaaaaaaagatatttcatacatttcattattaataataattcccaaaaTAATACAATGCCATTATGTGACACTTTCTTTAAAAAAGGTAGTAATCTGCAAAATGTAGTCGAGTAATTTTACCTCGGGGCACACACTTggcaatatttttcaatgaattgGTCTAAATATTAGgccaattaaaaatattcaaatgctGAATAAATAACACACAATGGTCTGTGCGTTATTTATTGTGACCCACAAATCTGGGTCATAATATAATAGAATTTTTccttatatttgatttttttttttttacttgtttgcAGAAGGACAACAGCAGTCCTTCTCTGAGCACCTCCACTGAAGCCCACTGGGCTGTCAGGGTATGGAAGTACACAACCGAGTAGTATGATTTCTTCAAATTCtgcatccaaaaaaaacaaagacaaatatttGTTTCAGCCGGAGGAAAAGAACAAATTTGACGGCATTTTTGAAAGCCTCTCGCCGCTCAACGGCCTGCTGTCAGGAGAGAAGGTCCGACCCGTCCTCATCAATTCGAAGCTGCCTCTGGACGTCCTCGGCAAGGTTTGCCCTCGCCCCCCCACATGGTTGTTTAAGGCCTTTTTGTCAAGCGTATCACCCTCCTTGTGCTCCTTTACGCTGCCGGCAGGTTTGGGACCTGAGTGACATCGATAAAGACGGCCATCTGGACCGAGACGAGTTTGCCGTGGTGAGCCATTTTCACAGCTATCCCAAACTCAGCAAATtatgctgacccccccccccacccccccgcccccattcgaTTTCACTTTGTCATTCCACGTCACGAGGTAACACCATGAGaaaatctgttgtttttgtctcgtTCCGTGGCAGGCCATGCACCTGGTGTACCGCGCGCTGGAGAAGGAACCCGTTCCAGCCCACCTGCCCACCGCCCTCATCCCCCCatccaagaggaaaaaaagcttGTGCTCGGTGGTGGGCGGGGTCCCCCCGCTACCGGCTAGCCCACCGCCTCCCAAGGACTCCCTGCGCTCCACGCCGTCCCACGGCAGCATGAACTCCCTCAACAGTACGGGAAGTCTGTCCCCCAAACATACCCTCAAGTCTGGACAGGTACGAGATCCAACGTCGAATCGGATCGGTTTTCAAGTCTCACGGTGCCATCAACTCTCCAGCACTCCCTCAACTGGGCAGTCCCGGCGTCGGACCGCGGTCGCTACGACGACATCTTCCTGAAGACGGACACCGACCTGGATGGTTTTGTCAGTGGGCTGGAAGTGAAGGACATCTTCATGCAATCTGGACTCTCTCAAGGCGTCCTCGCCCATATATGGTAGGCTACCTCAGCTAGCTAACACCTGTTAGCGTCCTCCTCCCTTTGGCCGTTTTCCACTCGTTAGCATGTTAGTTCTTGACATCATCGTGCAGTCCAGACTTTGTCGTGGCGTCCTACGGGTTTGCTCGGCTCTGGGTCGTTCGGTTCCTCTTCACTTCAACTGGTCTCTCCGTTCCTGACCCCGCAGGGCTCTGGCCGACACCAGACAAATGGGCAAGTTGACCAGGGAGCAGTTTGCCCTCGCCATGCATCTCATCCAGCAGAAAGTGAGCAAGGGCGTGGACCCCCCTCAGGCGCTGACGGCGGATATGATCCCGCCTTCGGAGAGGGGAACTCCAGTCCCGGTAGGTCATGACGACACCATATGCCAGggggtgtccaaatgttgtccaATGAGAGCTACGCTCAGAACAGTCGAGAGGAGATTCAtcgtgttgtgttattttgttattttgacttcaaaatggcgccgcgtgagtggctgcctttccaacagctcctatattttgttgttctacttcctcCTTTCATAACTTCTGCTGtggatcgggaatttctccattgcgagactaataaaggttttcttatcttatcttgtgggcggcccggtagtccagtggttagcacgtgggcttcacagtgcagaggtaccgggttcgattccagctccggcctccctgtgtggagtttgcatgttctccccgggcctgcgtgggttttctccgggtgctgcggtttcctcccacattccaaaaacatgcgtggcaggctgattggacgctctaaattgtccctaggtgtgagtgtgagtgcgaatggttgttcgtttctgtgtgccctgcgattggctggcaaccgattcagggtgtcccccgcctactgcccgaagacagctgggataggttccagcaccccccgcgaccctagtgaggatcaagcggtacggaagatgaatgaatgaatcttaccTTGTGTTGGGAACTTGCTAAACaagcaacaccaccaccactaatACAAGTTGTTTGGATTTGCCAACAGAGCATGTCGGGGTACATGACGCCAGTGGGATCCGAGATGGCGGCGCTGTCGGAGATGAGGAGGGTAAGCGCAATTTCTTCGTGTGCTTATTTTATGTGTTGTTAGCGTGTGAAGACATGAGCCAGCGTTTCGGGtgggggtctgggggggggggggggggggggggggggttcctccaTGATGGGGTGTCCAGGCTGACTCGTCTGCAACTAACGTCTTTGCTCTCCCCTCCTCCtttgctcttcctcctcctcaggcCATAATGTTCAAGCTGTGGGTAGGTCATTTAATGGGCCCTTCAGGGCCCCCATTCGCCAATGCTTTcaagccccccccaaacacacggGAAGCATTTGCTCAACATTTCtatcccccccgcccacccccccccctccctttatcTCAAATGACGTTCTCACCTTCGGGAAATGTCTGGGTCGTGTCACGCTCTAATGCAAAAAGGTTGTGCCATGTTAATGCGTCAGTGATCTGCGGGACTCTGAGGCggtcgaggggggtggggtggggggggggcttccacaCAGAGGGGAAAGCCCGATGGCCCATGGATGCAGAACTTGTTTTTTTAGGGTGGAATGGAGGGTGTCATGCAATTGCTCCGGCATGGATGGTCAGCCCCTCCCCCTTGAGCCCCCCTCACCCGCCCACTCGTTTGACCCTCCGTGCTCGTGGACTTTCTGGACCTTTCCCTCCACGTCGCCGCCCCGCTTCGGCCCCCGTCGACCGCGTTGGCCCCACGGTTGACTGACCCTTTCTTGCTATGTGTTTTACACCCCCAACTACCCTTCCCCACCTCCCCCATGTGCAGGACAGCTCCAGCTCGGTGGGTTCGGGCGAATTTACGGGGATCAAGGAGCTGGACGACATCAGCCAGGAGATCGCCCAGCTGCAGAGGTAAGGGAAGGTGACGTGATTCCATCTGAATCTTTTCACGTGTGATGAATGAGCCGTGCTGTTTTTGAAGCATTCATTCGCTTGCCATGAACACATCGGACACCCCACCTAAACCTCCCTCTCTAAGAATGATCATTCTCCACcatgcaaccaaaaaaaaacaagtttgaacCAAAGTGTGTGACATTGCAGTGAAAGAACAGCAATGATTAGTCGCCGAGAATCCAGGTTGGATGAAACATGCGAGATATGCCAATTCAATTTGAtgttgggtggcccggtagtccagtggttagcacgtgggcttcacagtgcagaggtaccgggttcgattccagctccggcctccctgtgtggagtttgcatgttctccccatgcctgagtgggttttctccgggtgctccggtttcctcccacattccaaaaacatgcgtggcaggctgattgaacactctaaattgtccctaggtgtgagtgtgagtgcggatggttgttcgtttctgtgtgccctgcgattggctggcaaccgattcagggtgccccccgcctactgcccggagacggctgggataggctccagcaccccccgcaaccctcgtgaggatcaagcggctcggaagatgaatgaatgaatttgatgtTGGTCAGTGAAAAATGGCTCCCGGGGCCTAATTTTcacaaacacctttttttttgcaaactttgGGGCCATAATGATCATTAAAAGTagtcaaaagaagaagaagaaaaatccacTACGCCCGACCCTCCTTTCCCTAACTCATCATCATGGTGCGTCCTCACGTGCGTTTGTCACCGACCAACcgcaacacgcacacactacttcaatgtgtgtgtattttgtttgCTCATGACTTATTCTCTCCATAATGCTGCGTCAGCACTCTTGCCTTTACCCAGTGGAATACGCTCAGGTAAATCGCACAAGTCACCCTCTGGGCCTGGACTGGCATTCTcgcttgcaaacacacacacgtcatgAAAATGGACCCAATTGAATTGATTATGTTTGTAATTTAATTGGAGTGATAATTTGTGACCTTTCATTTGAAGTATGACTCAATGTGCGGGTCTCTAGGGGTCTCTTGCAAAGGTTGCTAAGAATTGTGCAACTCTTAATTGCTTTTTTGGTACAATGTATTTGAACTTGAACTTTGAAAACTgtgcaacgaaaaaaaaaaaaacctggatggcaaGTATGGAGTGTTTTGCTGTTTATTTCTAAGCGTGAAAAATATGTCAACATGAGCTGGTATTCAATGTTGAACCGTGATCTTCCATGGCATTGGGTTGCTGGACCCTCAATGGTTTTGCTTTCACTTCCCCACTGTTGTCATACTTGGCCTTTTATGGATCTCTCGATCCGCGGAGTTATTTCGAATGTCGTAGAATTCCAGTCCGGTGTCTTCAACGGCAAACATGTCGACGTGCCCACGCAGAACTGTTTGTTTCATTGTTcttcttacctttttttttatgcatttgtgTATGCGCGCCAGGGAGAAGTACACTCTGGAGCAGGACATCAGGGAGGCGGAAGAGGCCATCAGGCACAAGAGCGCCGAAGTGCAGGTAAGCCGGCCTTTGGCCACGCGGTTGGTCGTTTGGCCCGGTGTGGTTTCCATCGTGCTCGTCTTGCGGTTTCAGGAGATGCAGAATGACCTGGACCGAGAAGCGGCCTGTCTGCAGGAGCTGGAGGCGCAGAAGCAGGATGCCCAGGACCGCCTGGAGGAGATGGACCAGCAGAAGCACAAGCTGGAGGACATGCTGAACGAGGTCCGCATCAAATGTCAGGAGGAGTCTCAGATGGTGAGCGAAGCAAAGCGGCACCTTGTACCTCCAAAATGTCAGAGCCCCCCCAATTTAGATGTTGAAACTCTGGAAAATCTGCATTTCTTCACCTCATCTTGTGGTCTTGGCAGATCTCAACGCTGCAAAGTCAGATCCACTCTCAAGAGTCGGACCTACAGAACCAAGAGGAGGAGCTGGGCCGGGCCAAGGCCGACCTTAGCCGgctgcagcaggaggaggaccAGCTGGAGCAGAGTCTGGCCGCCGGCAAGATCCAGCTGGAGACCATCATCAAGTCCCTGAAGGCCACGCAGGATGAGATCAACCAGGTGAAATGTAATTCCTCTCTATAGTCAGCAGAGGGTGCTctacatttgatttaaaaaaaaaattggctccttTTCCAAAAATTGAAACGTGGTGCAGTCTGACGTCCGTCTTGACTTTTACGATGAATGAAGTCTCTCGCGACGGATGTGGTGACGACCCTGCCCTGTGTTGTGTAGGCACGCAGCAAGCTGTCGCAGATCCAGGACAGCCAGCAGGAAGTGTCCAAAAGCATCGAGCAGTACAACAGCACCCTGAACGGAACCCACGGAGGAAGCATGACCAACCTGGCCGACATGAGCGAGGGCTTCGGCGACAGGGAGAACGGAACCTTCCCCTCCATGGGGACGGCGGCCTCACAgccacaggtggcaaaaaaatgcACGCTCACCCTTTCTAATTTCGATTTCAGCGAGATCTGTAAATAGAGAAATGAATCGATGAATTCGCTGACAGATTCTTACGATGGTGCAATGTTCTCCCCCACTCCAAATTCTAACTGAAGTCGTCGTgagagcaagtttttttttttttcaattgatatAGTCCTGGCGTTTTTATCCTAGCAAGAAGATCCGTTCAAAGTGAAGCAGTCCGTGTTCAACAGTCAGCCTCAGGAGCTCCACGCCGACCCCTTCCACTCGGAGGACCCCTTCACGGCGGACCCTTTCAAAGGTGCTCGTCTCCCTCGGCGTGCTCCGCCTcctgctctttttgtttttggttcttGTTGGCagcatttgttttgttcccctcttggcttcaagctttttttttttttgttttgtcaccttTTCTGCTCCTCCAGGAGACCCCTTCCAAAATGACCCCTTTGCAAAGTTGCCCGCAGCCTCGACAGGTACTCGCTTTCACATCTTCATTCTTTGCtctaataacattttaaaaaatgataacaaCCAAATTGAGCGCCGCTGTCACACAACCTGCGCTTTAAGCCTTTGTTTTTGAGGAATGTAAAACTGGTGCTATAACTATTTAATATcgtttcaatcattttttttttcgagccaTTATACCGCTGATTAATCAAGTCATCAGCGCCAGTGAGTCACGATTTCACGATTTGGCGTTGCAGATCCGTTCGGTGGCGACCCGTTCAAAGAGACGGACCCGTTCAAGGCCTCGTCTGAAGATTTCTTCAAGAAGACCGCAAAACTGGACCCCTTCGCCACAGCCGACCCCTTTAGCAAGAGCGCCACGCTACCCTCCAAGGTGACGCATTTAGTCATTGAGTTTCATCTGTTTGCTTTCCATCGCTTCAGAAGTTtcatagtccaaaaaaaaaatgttgttctcCTGCAGCAAATGGCTCATTTCACGAGTAATGACCCGTTTTCCAGCGGCAACCCCAAATGCAAAGGCGCAGGTAGGGAAGTCTCCCATCCAAGATTACGCATGGCCGAAAGCGTCTACTGCTGTTTTCTTGACCGTCGTCCATTCGTCCCTTTCAGATTTGTTTGGCTCTTTGGATCCATTTGGCAGCGGCTCCTTCAGCAGCAGCGGTAACAGCAGCTCTGCCGCTTTCGCCGACTTCAGCCACATGGCCAAGCCCAGAGATCCGTTCGAAGGCCGCGCCAGCTGGCTGCCAGACTACCAGAAGGTAGCGCGCGACGATCACAACGTCGCCCCCTTCTGGCGACGACTCACGAGATACTTCCTTGTGGCCAGGCTGTATTTGCGGATGATCCGTTCAGCAGGAAGAGCGACACGCCGgccctgccccccaaaaaaggagttCCGCCGAGGCCCAAACCCCCCAGCGGTGAGTCGAACAAGTTTGCATCTGGTAATCCCTGATGAGGCCACAAAGCAAACCAGCAAACCGTTGAGAGTGCTTGGAAGTGTAACTGAACAATGACCACTCGGTGCGTCGCAGGTAAGACGACGCCAGTCAACGTGTCCGGCCCGACGGA
Proteins encoded in this window:
- the LOC127605776 gene encoding epidermal growth factor receptor substrate 15-like 1 isoform X2; the encoded protein is MAALTSLSQLTSGSPVFENFYRQVDPGNTGKVGPTEAALFLKKSGLPDVTLGKIWDLADPEGKGYLDKQGFYVALRLVACAQSGHDVSVSSLNLSVPPPKFKDNSSPSLSTSTEAHWAVRPEEKNKFDGIFESLSPLNGLLSGEKVRPVLINSKLPLDVLGKVWDLSDIDKDGHLDRDEFAVAMHLVYRALEKEPVPAHLPTALIPPSKRKKSLCSVVGGVPPLPASPPPPKDSLRSTPSHGSMNSLNSTGSLSPKHTLKSGQHSLNWAVPASDRGRYDDIFLKTDTDLDGFVSGLEVKDIFMQSGLSQGVLAHIWALADTRQMGKLTREQFALAMHLIQQKVSKGVDPPQALTADMIPPSERGTPVPSMSGYMTPVGSEMAALSEMRRDSSSSVGSGEFTGIKELDDISQEIAQLQREKYTLEQDIREAEEAIRHKSAEVQEMQNDLDREAACLQELEAQKQDAQDRLEEMDQQKHKLEDMLNEVRIKCQEESQMISTLQSQIHSQESDLQNQEEELGRAKADLSRLQQEEDQLEQSLAAGKIQLETIIKSLKATQDEINQARSKLSQIQDSQQEVSKSIEQYNSTLNGTHGGSMTNLADMSEGFGDRENGTFPSMGTAASQPQQEDPFKVKQSVFNSQPQELHADPFHSEDPFTADPFKGDPFQNDPFAKLPAASTDPFGGDPFKETDPFKASSEDFFKKTAKLDPFATADPFSKSATLPSKQMAHFTSNDPFSSGNPKCKGADLFGSLDPFGSGSFSSSGNSSSAAFADFSHMAKPRDPFEGRASWLPDYQKAVFADDPFSRKSDTPALPPKKGVPPRPKPPSGKTTPVNVSGPTEAPKPSDPFQPFGRDIVDPFQSKKGLGDPFSGKDPFAPPSSAPRPDKVKFNNEAQQLEWAKRESERAERERLKRLRQQEQEDLELAIALSKAEMSNA
- the LOC127605776 gene encoding epidermal growth factor receptor substrate 15-like 1 isoform X3 translates to MAALTSLSQLTSGSPVFENFYRQVDPGNTGKVGPTEAALFLKKSGLPDVTLGKIWDLADPEGKGYLDKQGFYVALRLVACAQSGHDVSVSSLNLSVPPPKFKDNSSPSLSTSTEAHWAVRPEEKNKFDGIFESLSPLNGLLSGEKVRPVLINSKLPLDVLGKVWDLSDIDKDGHLDRDEFAVAMHLVYRALEKEPVPAHLPTALIPPSKRKKSLCSVVGGVPPLPASPPPPKDSLRSTPSHGSMNSLNSTGSLSPKHTLKSGQHSLNWAVPASDRGRYDDIFLKTDTDLDGFVSGLEVKDIFMQSGLSQGVLAHIWALADTRQMGKLTREQFALAMHLIQQKVSKGVDPPQALTADMIPPSERGTPVPSMSGYMTPVGSEMAALSEMRRDSSSSVGSGEFTGIKELDDISQEIAQLQSTLAFTQWNTLREKYTLEQDIREAEEAIRHKSAEVQEMQNDLDREAACLQELEAQKQDAQDRLEEMDQQKHKLEDMLNEVRIKCQEESQMISTLQSQIHSQESDLQNQEEELGRAKADLSRLQQEEDQLEQSLAAGKIQLETIIKSLKATQDEINQARSKLSQIQDSQQEVSKSIEQYNSTLNGTHGGSMTNLADMSEGFGDRENGTFPSMGTAASQPQQEDPFKVKQSVFNSQPQELHADPFHSEDPFTADPFKGDPFQNDPFAKLPAASTDPFGGDPFKETDPFKASSEDFFKKTAKLDPFATADPFSKSATLPSKQMAHFTSNDPFSSGNPKCKGADLFGSLDPFGSGSFSSSGNSSSAAFADFSHMAKPRDPFEGRASWLPDYQKAVFADDPFSRKSDTPALPPKKGVPPRPKPPSGKTTPVNVSGPTEAPKPSDPFQPFGRDIVDPFQSKKGLGDPFSGKDPFAPPSSAPI
- the LOC127605776 gene encoding epidermal growth factor receptor substrate 15-like 1 isoform X1 translates to MAALTSLSQLTSGSPVFENFYRQVDPGNTGKVGPTEAALFLKKSGLPDVTLGKIWDLADPEGKGYLDKQGFYVALRLVACAQSGHDVSVSSLNLSVPPPKFKDNSSPSLSTSTEAHWAVRPEEKNKFDGIFESLSPLNGLLSGEKVRPVLINSKLPLDVLGKVWDLSDIDKDGHLDRDEFAVAMHLVYRALEKEPVPAHLPTALIPPSKRKKSLCSVVGGVPPLPASPPPPKDSLRSTPSHGSMNSLNSTGSLSPKHTLKSGQHSLNWAVPASDRGRYDDIFLKTDTDLDGFVSGLEVKDIFMQSGLSQGVLAHIWALADTRQMGKLTREQFALAMHLIQQKVSKGVDPPQALTADMIPPSERGTPVPSMSGYMTPVGSEMAALSEMRRDSSSSVGSGEFTGIKELDDISQEIAQLQSTLAFTQWNTLREKYTLEQDIREAEEAIRHKSAEVQEMQNDLDREAACLQELEAQKQDAQDRLEEMDQQKHKLEDMLNEVRIKCQEESQMISTLQSQIHSQESDLQNQEEELGRAKADLSRLQQEEDQLEQSLAAGKIQLETIIKSLKATQDEINQARSKLSQIQDSQQEVSKSIEQYNSTLNGTHGGSMTNLADMSEGFGDRENGTFPSMGTAASQPQQEDPFKVKQSVFNSQPQELHADPFHSEDPFTADPFKGDPFQNDPFAKLPAASTDPFGGDPFKETDPFKASSEDFFKKTAKLDPFATADPFSKSATLPSKQMAHFTSNDPFSSGNPKCKGADLFGSLDPFGSGSFSSSGNSSSAAFADFSHMAKPRDPFEGRASWLPDYQKAVFADDPFSRKSDTPALPPKKGVPPRPKPPSGKTTPVNVSGPTEAPKPSDPFQPFGRDIVDPFQSKKGLGDPFSGKDPFAPPSSAPRPDKVKFNNEAQQLEWAKRESERAERERLKRLRQQEQEDLELAIALSKAEMSNA